The following proteins are encoded in a genomic region of Cricetulus griseus strain 17A/GY chromosome 7, alternate assembly CriGri-PICRH-1.0, whole genome shotgun sequence:
- the LOC100752194 gene encoding protein archease-like yields the protein MAQEEEDGRDYNLMEEQKAIKDKYLPANQKYEYLDHTADVQLYAWGDTLEEAFEQCAMAMFGHMIETKTVKPLQTVEVETQGDDLQPLLFHFLDEWLYKFSADEYFIPWEVKVLNIDQKNFKLRSTG from the coding sequence ATGGCTCAAGAAGAGGAAGATGGTAGAGATTACAATTTGATGGAGGAACAGAAGGCGATCAAGGACAAGTATCTTCCAGCCAATCAAAAGTATGAATATTTGGATCATACAGCTGATGTCCAGTTGTATGCATGGGGAGATACTCTGGAGGAAGCATTTGAACAGTGTGCCATGGCCATGTTTGGTCACATGATAGAAACTAAAACTGTGAAACCCCTCCAAACAGTAGAAGTAGAAACCCAGGGAGATGACTTACAGCCTCTACTGTTCCACTTTTTGGATGAGTGGCTTTACAAGTTCAGTGCTGATGAATACTTCATACCCTGGGAAGTGAAAGTACTTAATATTGATCAAAAAAATTTCAAGTTACGGTCAACTGGGTGA